One Lacunisphaera limnophila DNA window includes the following coding sequences:
- the ispH gene encoding 4-hydroxy-3-methylbut-2-enyl diphosphate reductase, producing the protein MSVPAQVVILAFNLSNQLAVRQAGTRQGLAFVGADEAMATARLQACFPTPLPPAEYFTCTAGALSYRVFFTQVDTDPLDAEVSFRSLEQLDQTRPAQAASLAAVLAGLEPHLIEIPYLHLGENDYIYRFRVERHRNRAIYQQDDAARSLYQSQLCEAIKALARTNERTASAPAVLDFGAVRYIIPSHFGFCLGVKNAIERAYETLAENPGRRVFMLSELIHNPFVNEDLLGRGLRYLQTDKGVPISPAGVPVKPGSTEPVLWDSLTSDDVVIIPAFGATDEDKRRLIRKGLKVAQYDATCMLVEKVWKAARDFGRAGYTVIIHGKSEHEETKATFSNSRRHAPSLIIRNLDEARLLGDYIAAPDEAKRAAILTRFAGLHTPGFDPARHLDRLAVVNQTTLLMNETAAIIEYFKSVFATRFGAAATADHVGGADRKDTLCYATQVNQDALQRALTVPLDAAFVVGGKNSSNTYQLYRVCEQQLGQRAYFIQSEKSILSPAQILHYVFPSAGRGSAGHTEQLPLWKDGEGPKTVLITGGASCPDGLIQQVITRINGFFPPGSLRDMAQVLAELKT; encoded by the coding sequence ATGTCCGTCCCCGCCCAGGTCGTCATCCTCGCCTTCAACCTCAGCAACCAGCTGGCCGTCCGCCAGGCTGGCACGCGGCAGGGCCTGGCCTTCGTGGGTGCGGACGAGGCGATGGCCACCGCCCGCCTCCAGGCCTGCTTCCCCACCCCGCTGCCCCCGGCCGAGTATTTCACCTGCACCGCCGGCGCGCTCTCCTACCGCGTGTTTTTCACCCAAGTAGACACCGACCCGCTGGATGCCGAGGTCAGCTTCCGCTCCCTCGAGCAACTGGACCAGACCCGCCCCGCCCAGGCCGCGTCCCTGGCGGCCGTCCTCGCCGGGCTCGAACCCCACCTCATCGAGATTCCCTACCTGCACCTCGGCGAGAACGACTACATCTACCGCTTCCGCGTCGAACGCCACCGCAACCGCGCGATCTACCAGCAGGACGATGCCGCCCGCAGCCTGTACCAAAGCCAGCTCTGCGAGGCCATCAAGGCCCTCGCCCGCACCAACGAGCGGACTGCCAGCGCCCCCGCCGTGCTCGATTTCGGCGCCGTGCGCTACATCATCCCCAGCCACTTCGGCTTCTGCCTAGGCGTGAAAAACGCCATCGAGCGCGCCTACGAGACCCTCGCCGAAAACCCCGGCCGCCGGGTCTTCATGCTCAGCGAACTGATCCACAACCCGTTTGTGAACGAGGACCTCCTCGGCCGCGGCCTGCGCTACCTGCAAACCGACAAGGGCGTGCCGATCAGCCCGGCGGGCGTCCCGGTCAAACCCGGTTCCACCGAACCCGTGCTGTGGGACTCATTGACCAGCGACGACGTGGTGATCATCCCCGCCTTCGGCGCGACCGACGAGGACAAGCGCCGCCTGATCCGCAAGGGGCTCAAGGTGGCCCAATACGACGCGACCTGCATGCTGGTGGAAAAGGTCTGGAAGGCGGCCCGCGACTTCGGCCGTGCCGGGTACACCGTCATCATCCACGGCAAGAGCGAACACGAGGAGACCAAGGCCACGTTCTCCAATTCCCGCCGCCACGCCCCCTCCCTCATCATCCGCAACCTCGACGAGGCCCGGCTGCTCGGCGACTACATCGCCGCGCCCGACGAGGCCAAACGCGCCGCCATCCTCACGCGCTTTGCCGGCCTGCATACCCCGGGGTTCGACCCGGCCCGCCACCTCGACCGCCTCGCCGTGGTCAACCAGACCACGCTGCTGATGAACGAGACCGCCGCGATCATCGAGTACTTCAAGTCGGTCTTCGCCACCCGGTTCGGCGCCGCCGCCACCGCCGACCACGTCGGCGGCGCGGACCGCAAGGACACGCTCTGCTACGCCACCCAGGTCAACCAGGACGCCTTGCAGCGCGCACTCACCGTCCCGCTGGACGCCGCCTTTGTCGTCGGCGGCAAGAACAGCTCCAACACCTACCAGCTCTACCGGGTGTGCGAACAGCAACTGGGCCAGCGCGCCTACTTCATCCAGTCGGAGAAGAGCATCCTCTCCCCCGCCCAGATCCTCCACTACGTCTTCCCCTCCGCCGGTCGCGGTTCCGCCGGCCACACCGAGCAGCTGCCGCTGTGGAAGGACGGCGAGGGCCCCAAGACCGTGCTAATCACCGGCGGGGCCTCGTGCCCGGACGGGCTCATCCAGCAGGTCATCACCCGCATCAACGGCTTCTTTCCTCCCGGCAGCCTGCGCGACATGGCGCAGGTTCTGGCGGAACTCAAAACCTGA